From Gigantopelta aegis isolate Gae_Host chromosome 11, Gae_host_genome, whole genome shotgun sequence, the proteins below share one genomic window:
- the LOC121385473 gene encoding uncharacterized protein LOC121385473, which yields MVSRFFVERLCILHPLIVLTTSLHDNPHVYRHRRKVLPLNPQTRQDVNLEGIWTETTDGRSFMCVDDGEEEKILVFATDEMLDKMQEAETLFMDGTFYLCLSLWCQLYSIHCLVDDVMCHVAYALLPRKSKETYVRLFTLINAAAHTRIGAEPAPRVIQTDFEVAAIQAAQEVYPDADIRGCFFNFSQAVWKNVAEKGLAVEYRTNPDLQRHVRRAAALPLLPLNQVQDVWMDVLNNSPDLPRLEQFNDYITETWVDDAARFQLLLWNQWANVGPRTNNNLEGFHNKLKNRIRKAHPNLFEFVTHIKKVVQE from the coding sequence ATGGTTAGCCGTTTTTTTGTTGAGAGATTGTGCATTCTCCATCCCTTGATTGTCCTAACAACATCCCTCCATGATAATCCTCATGTCTACCGCCACCGGAGAAAAGTTCTGCCTCTCAACCCACAGACACGACAGGATGTGAACCTGGAAGGGATCTGGACCGAAACAACAGACGGGCGGAGTTTCATGTGTGTGGACGATGGTGAAGAAGAAAAGATTCTTGTCTTCGCCACGGATGAAATGCTGGACAAAATGCAGGAGGCTGAGACGCTTTTCATGGACGGAACTTTCTACCTTTGTCTGAGTTTGTGGTGTCAGCTCTATTCCATCCACTGCCTTGTCGATGACGTCATGTGTCATGTTGCATACGCATTACTTCCACGGAAGTCCAAAGAGACATATGTTAGGTTGTTCACGTTGATAAATGCAGCTGCACACACTAGGATTGGAGCTGAACCCGCACCGCGTGTAATACAGACGGACTTTGAGGTGGCCGCTATCCAAGCTGCTCAAGAGGTGTACCCAGACGCCGACATCAGaggatgtttttttaatttctcacaAGCTGTGTGGAAGAATGTCGCAGAGAAAGGTCTTGCAGTCGAGTATAGGACCAACCCTGATCTCCAGCGCCATGTTCGTAGAGCCGCTGCCTTGCCACTACTCCCACTCAACCAAGTGCAGGACGTCTGGATGGATGTCCTGAACAACAGTCCCGACCTTCCAAGGCTAGAGCAGTTCAACGACTACATCACTGAGACATGGGTGGACGATGCCGCCAGATTTCAGCTACTACTCTGGAACCAGTGGGCCAACGTGGGACCTCGGACCAACAACAATCTTGAAGGGTTCCACAACAAGTTGAAGAACCGGATCCGAAAAGCCCATCCCAATCTGTTTGAGTTCGTCACACACATAAAGAAAGTCGTGCAAGAATAG